The following proteins are encoded in a genomic region of Roseisolibacter agri:
- a CDS encoding cytochrome c biogenesis CcdA family protein: METSVGFIVAFTAGLLSFLSPCVLPLIPSYVTFITGLSLDDATRARRAALVHSLLFVLGFSLIFIALGAGATALGRLLIAYRGAITKIGGVLIVVFGLYLLGVFNVALFARERRVHLADKPAGYLGTVLVGIAFGAGWTPCIGPILGAIFTYNMSNPDLVRGTGLLASYSLGLAVPFVASALALQHFLDFFARIRSKLLVLSRVSGALLIVVGVLMVTNQFTRLATRLQALTPDAIYNRI, from the coding sequence ATGGAAACCTCCGTCGGCTTCATCGTCGCGTTCACCGCGGGGCTGCTCAGCTTCCTGTCGCCCTGCGTGCTGCCGCTCATCCCCAGCTACGTCACGTTCATCACGGGGCTGAGCCTCGACGACGCGACGCGCGCGCGGCGCGCGGCGCTCGTGCACTCGCTGCTGTTCGTGCTGGGCTTCTCGCTGATCTTCATCGCCCTCGGCGCCGGCGCGACCGCGCTGGGCCGGCTGCTGATCGCGTATCGTGGCGCGATCACGAAGATCGGCGGGGTGCTGATCGTCGTCTTCGGCCTCTACCTGCTGGGCGTGTTCAACGTCGCGCTGTTCGCGCGCGAGCGCCGCGTGCACCTCGCCGACAAGCCGGCCGGCTACCTCGGCACGGTGCTGGTGGGGATCGCCTTCGGGGCGGGGTGGACGCCGTGCATCGGGCCGATCCTGGGCGCGATCTTCACGTACAACATGAGCAACCCGGACCTGGTGCGCGGCACCGGCCTGCTCGCGTCGTACTCGCTCGGCCTCGCGGTGCCGTTCGTCGCGTCGGCGCTGGCGCTGCAGCACTTCCTCGACTTCTTCGCGCGCATCCGCAGCAAGCTGCTGGTGCTGTCGCGCGTGTCGGGCGCGCTGCTGATCGTGGTCGGCGTGCTGATGGTCACCAACCAGTTCACGCGCCTCGCGACGCGGCTGCAGGCGCTGACGCCGGACGCCATCTACAATCGCATCTGA
- a CDS encoding TonB-dependent receptor, giving the protein MRFPSSVVRPLSALLALVGAGGAGAQPPRDARPGAPAVVPPAATGAVRGVVVSARAGEPLPRAAVTVERAGDPGGRELRRAATDDAGAFLADAIPEGPVVVRARALGHRPVSRVVTVRAGDTVTVRLTLEPAVQELAAVQARERVGERARFEQVPEVGQVTITGRALRALPSIGEPDVLRTAQLMAGVVARNDFSAGYNVRGGESDQNLVLLDGIPVYNPFHLGGLFGTFVDQAVASVDLSVGGFPAEHGGRLSSVLDVRPKAEERRGVHGAAQVSLVSTSGAVGGAFGRTPDGDARTSWNVAARRTYLDALVGALSERTLPYHFQDAQLHVAQRVGSGTLALTAYAGADVLDGSFAQFGDSARAGGGDFAFTWGNALAGLAWRQPLARLARTVGGADSAQLVQRASVTRFSTTLDLGDGTVRFVNDVTEARVAGQLSATGAWGGRHTPRVGYEAARVSVAYDAGSNASPSDLFTLRQQPTVLAAYVDDTWRVHPRLLARVGARLEGVGGARWGALSPRASVRWFATPDLALTLAGGQYTQAMHAVRNEDAPVRIFDFWVGSDRYVRPSRATHLVLGAERWMGALAFARVEAWGKGFTDVPEPNDGDDPAVRGDEFNRLRGRAYGVDVLLRRLEGTRVAGWVAYGYAVSTREPSGASPGATGVSFLRGGSFWPAQDRRHTLNVVGTWRAGRAWVTSARFGFGSGTPFTDIEGQLVRRVYDGMRNSWDTGTRTREPEAIGGLRNGVRYPVFHRLDLGLSRSFQRGATTWTPSLSLVNAYNRRNTFVYTFDYTAQPPTRQAVSQFPLLPSVGLAVEF; this is encoded by the coding sequence GTGCGGTTCCCTTCATCGGTCGTTCGACCCCTCTCGGCGCTGCTGGCCCTCGTCGGCGCCGGCGGCGCCGGCGCGCAGCCGCCGCGCGACGCGCGTCCGGGCGCGCCCGCCGTAGTCCCGCCCGCCGCCACGGGCGCCGTCCGCGGCGTCGTGGTGTCCGCCCGCGCCGGCGAGCCGCTCCCACGCGCCGCCGTGACCGTCGAGCGGGCGGGCGATCCCGGAGGCCGTGAGCTGCGGCGCGCGGCGACCGACGACGCGGGCGCCTTCCTCGCCGACGCGATCCCCGAGGGTCCGGTGGTCGTCCGCGCGCGCGCGCTGGGGCACCGCCCCGTCTCGCGCGTGGTGACCGTGCGCGCGGGCGACACCGTCACGGTGCGCCTGACGCTCGAGCCGGCCGTGCAGGAGCTGGCCGCGGTGCAGGCCCGCGAGCGCGTGGGCGAGCGCGCGCGCTTCGAGCAGGTGCCGGAGGTCGGCCAGGTCACCATCACCGGGCGCGCGCTGCGCGCGTTGCCGAGCATCGGCGAGCCGGACGTGCTGCGCACCGCGCAGCTGATGGCGGGCGTCGTCGCGCGGAACGACTTCAGCGCGGGCTACAACGTCCGCGGCGGCGAGAGCGACCAGAACCTCGTGCTCCTCGACGGGATCCCCGTGTACAACCCGTTCCACCTGGGCGGCCTGTTCGGCACCTTCGTCGACCAGGCGGTGGCGAGCGTCGACCTGTCGGTCGGTGGCTTCCCGGCGGAGCACGGCGGGCGGCTCTCCAGCGTCCTCGACGTGCGGCCGAAGGCCGAGGAGCGCCGCGGCGTGCACGGCGCCGCGCAGGTCTCGCTCGTCTCCACCAGCGGCGCGGTGGGCGGCGCGTTCGGCCGCACGCCGGACGGCGACGCGCGCACCTCGTGGAACGTCGCCGCGCGCCGCACCTACCTCGACGCACTGGTGGGCGCGCTGTCGGAGCGCACCCTGCCCTACCACTTCCAGGACGCGCAGCTGCACGTGGCGCAGCGCGTCGGCAGCGGGACGCTGGCGCTCACCGCGTACGCGGGCGCCGACGTCCTCGATGGCAGCTTCGCGCAGTTCGGCGACTCGGCGCGCGCGGGCGGCGGCGACTTCGCGTTCACGTGGGGCAACGCGCTGGCGGGGCTCGCGTGGCGGCAGCCGCTGGCCCGGCTCGCGCGAACGGTGGGCGGCGCGGACAGCGCGCAGCTCGTGCAGCGTGCGTCGGTGACGCGCTTCTCGACGACGCTCGACCTGGGCGACGGGACGGTCCGCTTCGTGAACGACGTGACCGAGGCACGCGTCGCGGGCCAGCTCTCGGCCACCGGCGCGTGGGGCGGCCGCCACACGCCGCGCGTGGGCTACGAGGCGGCGCGCGTGTCGGTGGCGTACGATGCGGGGAGCAACGCGTCGCCGTCCGACCTGTTCACGCTGCGCCAGCAGCCGACCGTGCTCGCGGCCTACGTGGACGACACGTGGCGCGTGCATCCGCGGCTGCTGGCGCGCGTCGGCGCGCGGCTGGAGGGCGTGGGCGGCGCGCGCTGGGGCGCGCTGTCGCCGCGCGCGTCGGTGCGCTGGTTCGCGACGCCGGACCTCGCGCTCACGCTCGCCGGCGGCCAGTACACGCAGGCGATGCACGCGGTGCGCAACGAGGACGCGCCGGTGCGCATCTTCGACTTCTGGGTCGGCAGCGACCGCTACGTGCGTCCGAGCCGCGCCACGCATCTCGTCCTCGGCGCCGAGCGGTGGATGGGGGCGCTCGCGTTCGCGCGGGTGGAGGCGTGGGGCAAGGGCTTCACCGACGTGCCCGAGCCGAACGACGGCGACGACCCCGCGGTGCGCGGCGACGAGTTCAATCGCCTGCGCGGCCGCGCGTACGGCGTGGACGTGCTGCTCCGCCGGCTGGAGGGCACGCGCGTCGCGGGCTGGGTCGCGTACGGCTACGCGGTGAGCACGCGCGAGCCGTCGGGCGCGTCGCCGGGCGCGACGGGCGTCTCGTTCCTGCGCGGCGGATCGTTCTGGCCCGCGCAGGACCGCCGGCACACGCTGAACGTGGTCGGCACGTGGCGCGCGGGACGCGCGTGGGTGACGAGCGCGCGCTTCGGCTTCGGCTCCGGCACGCCCTTCACCGACATCGAGGGGCAGCTCGTGCGGCGCGTCTACGACGGGATGCGCAACTCGTGGGACACCGGCACGCGCACACGCGAGCCCGAGGCGATCGGCGGCCTGCGGAACGGCGTCCGCTACCCGGTGTTCCACCGCCTCGACCTCGGCCTGTCGCGCAGCTTCCAGCGCGGCGCGACGACGTGGACGCCGTCGCTGTCGCTGGTGAACGCCTACAACCGCCGCAACACCTTCGTGTACACGTTCGACTACACGGCGCAGCCGCCCACCCGCCAGGCCGTCTCGCAGTTCCCGCTGCTGCCCAGCGTGGGGCTGGCGGTGGAGTTCTGA
- a CDS encoding DUF4249 family protein gives MRPRAIARLLAACALLLSSLQACTFGEQAIAPGTERTVVHAVLNPGSPEQLVLVERTLSGRVSVSDDSLGNANDPIATGGGVPVNGARVVVTDEQGASAIATETQVVPRGASTARGTGVYRFDNLALPGSVFGQPRRGLRIVPGARVALRVETPEGAVITGQTRVPGVATTVVEPRAQAVTMLRDVDTLRLRWDEVPGARAYLVRAETPYGAFFLFSDSAAVQLTGDLRNLFADRLPRVFQAGFTQWVTIAAVDTNFFDYYRSGNSPFTGSGLINRLSGGIGVFGAYVPTLSVAVTVRANPRDPFDGRYFAAGPQGREQLRLWIDTRSGTLAEVTGAYRLPTDEQYGVLGTLDGTRLRLRAVEAGDARVANRLIEGDVRGDTLVVQMRGALIAGDDGKRVFVRERETATP, from the coding sequence GTGCGACCCAGGGCCATCGCGCGGTTGCTCGCGGCGTGCGCGTTGCTGCTGTCGTCGCTGCAGGCGTGCACCTTCGGCGAGCAGGCCATCGCGCCGGGCACGGAGCGCACCGTCGTGCACGCGGTGCTGAACCCCGGGTCGCCCGAGCAGCTCGTGCTGGTGGAGCGCACGCTCTCGGGGCGCGTGTCGGTGAGCGACGACTCGCTGGGGAACGCGAACGACCCGATCGCCACCGGCGGGGGCGTGCCCGTGAACGGCGCGCGCGTGGTGGTGACCGACGAGCAGGGCGCGTCCGCGATCGCGACCGAGACGCAGGTCGTGCCGCGCGGCGCGAGCACCGCGCGCGGCACGGGTGTGTACCGCTTCGACAACCTCGCGCTGCCGGGGAGCGTGTTCGGGCAGCCGCGGCGCGGGCTGCGCATCGTGCCGGGCGCGCGCGTCGCGCTGCGCGTCGAGACGCCGGAGGGCGCCGTGATCACGGGCCAGACGCGCGTGCCCGGCGTCGCGACGACCGTCGTCGAGCCGCGCGCACAGGCGGTGACGATGCTGCGCGACGTGGACACGCTGCGGCTGCGCTGGGACGAGGTGCCGGGTGCACGCGCGTACCTGGTGCGCGCGGAGACGCCGTACGGCGCGTTCTTCCTCTTCTCGGATTCGGCCGCCGTGCAGCTCACCGGCGACCTGCGCAACCTGTTCGCCGACCGGCTGCCGCGCGTCTTCCAGGCGGGCTTCACCCAGTGGGTGACGATCGCCGCCGTCGACACGAACTTCTTCGACTACTACCGGTCCGGGAACAGCCCGTTCACCGGCTCGGGGTTGATCAATCGATTGAGCGGCGGCATCGGCGTGTTCGGCGCGTACGTGCCGACGCTGTCGGTCGCGGTGACGGTGCGCGCGAACCCGCGCGATCCGTTCGACGGACGCTACTTCGCGGCGGGCCCGCAGGGCCGCGAGCAGCTGCGCCTCTGGATCGACACGCGCAGCGGCACGCTGGCCGAGGTCACGGGCGCCTATCGCCTGCCGACGGACGAGCAGTACGGCGTGCTCGGGACGCTCGACGGCACACGCCTGCGGCTGCGTGCGGTGGAGGCGGGCGACGCGCGCGTCGCGAACCGCCTCATCGAGGGCGACGTGCGCGGCGACACGCTGGTGGTGCAGATGCGCGGCGCGCTGATCGCCGGCGACGATGGGAAGCGAGTGTTCGTGCGGGAGCGGGAGACCGCAACGCCGTAG
- a CDS encoding response regulator, whose amino-acid sequence MTAPLVLLVDDSPLVTEALGILLVETGHRVATAGSVREAVETARAERPDVILLDLTLPDGDGLQVLRTLAAEGIAPRATVALTGHDDALTTARCLEAGCRAVLGKPVPAMTLLRGLREWTAPDAPDASA is encoded by the coding sequence ATGACCGCGCCGCTCGTGCTGCTGGTGGACGACAGCCCGCTCGTCACCGAGGCGCTCGGCATCCTGCTCGTCGAGACGGGGCACCGCGTGGCGACGGCGGGCAGCGTGCGCGAGGCGGTGGAGACCGCGCGCGCGGAGCGTCCGGACGTGATCCTGCTGGACCTCACGCTGCCCGACGGGGACGGGCTGCAGGTGCTGCGCACGCTGGCCGCGGAAGGCATCGCGCCTCGCGCGACGGTCGCGCTCACCGGCCACGACGACGCGCTGACGACCGCGCGCTGCCTGGAGGCGGGCTGCCGGGCGGTGCTCGGCAAGCCGGTGCCGGCGATGACGCTGCTGCGCGGGCTGCGCGAGTGGACCGCGCCCGACGCCCCGGACGCGTCGGCGTAG
- a CDS encoding Fur family transcriptional regulator, whose protein sequence is MIDAFRRYLREHGLPVTAPRLAVADVVLGSDRHLSVDEIERALAARGAAPGTATVYRTLDLLVRSGLAVERDFGEGFRRYEPARGEPQHEHLLCTTCGTVIEFRDERLERMTTLIAEDHRFARQRHRLVIYGVCERCQRGERN, encoded by the coding sequence GTGATCGACGCCTTCCGCCGCTACCTGCGCGAGCACGGCCTGCCCGTGACCGCGCCGCGCCTGGCGGTGGCGGACGTGGTGCTGGGGTCGGACCGGCACCTGTCGGTGGACGAGATCGAGCGCGCCCTGGCGGCGCGCGGCGCCGCGCCGGGCACCGCGACCGTGTACCGCACGCTCGACCTGCTGGTACGGAGTGGGCTGGCGGTGGAGCGCGACTTCGGCGAGGGCTTCCGGCGCTACGAGCCCGCGCGCGGCGAGCCGCAGCACGAGCACCTGCTGTGCACGACCTGCGGCACCGTGATCGAGTTCCGCGACGAGCGGCTGGAGCGCATGACGACGCTCATCGCCGAGGACCACCGCTTCGCGCGACAGCGGCACCGGCTGGTGATCTACGGCGTGTGCGAGCGGTGCCAGCGAGGAGAGCGCAACTGA